The Lolium rigidum isolate FL_2022 chromosome 1, APGP_CSIRO_Lrig_0.1, whole genome shotgun sequence region CTTCCCCAACCTTAGTGAGCTCACTCTCGGCAGCAGCATCTTCGAGGACAATGACCTCGAGTTCCTCGGCGGTGCAGCAGGAGATAGGAGACGGGGACACCTCAATGGCGCCTATGGTCGCCCAGGGGCAACAGTGAGGGGCGGCAACATGCGGGAGGTACATCGGCATCGACGATAAGGTACTGCTGCTAGCTAGGTTCTTCACATCAAGCGGTTAACTTGAGAAGATTGTGGCTTGATTCGGATCAGGTGCAGCCAGTCCACGTCCAAGTTCATTCATGTGGGCCCACCATTTATACGTACGATACTCCAACTAAATATGAGTGTTTATTGCCGGCATGTGTGTTTAAGTGGGCGTAATGACGTATATGAAATTTACAGACAACTACTGTGGCCCTCTTGAAACACGAATATTGCGGTGGCGTTTCTCAAATAGCCGAGGATTTCAGTGACATCTATCCAATTAACCTGACCGAATTCGATACTAGATATGAAGAAAACAAAAGGGCATCCGTTCAAAACAAAAGACTTAACATTGTAtattttcttcatattttttagCGAGTGCCCGTGTTAATGGTATGACATGTCAGATATCTATAAAATTGTCTTATGTTCTCCCGATAGTTCAACAGAGTAAATGTTCTGTTTGCATGAGATGCGAACATAGTAGTTACGGAAATCTGCATTCGAAATGTTGGGTTACAAAGTAGACTTTCATTATCTACCACTTACTCACAACACACCAAGTTGTCCATTTCCAAGGAAATTGGAAGGTAAGTATACGCTTTAATTAGACATTTGTTGTTCCACtcgcaaattaagtagtactACCATCATACAAGCAGCTGTTTGAGTTCTTAATTTATGCACCCTACACAAATAATGGCTCCATAAAGAGCTATTCACATAAGAGCCAAGCAACCGCTATCTAACGTGCTGCCAACTTGATCCCTGCAACACCACAGCCGTTGATCATATATAAATAAAATAGGACATGCGACAACTTACACCAACATGCTCGGGCTAGCATACTTTGCCCTTGATTATTATTTCTAGCTACTTTTACAGTTACATTTGTATAAATATAAACAAATCCATCATCTAATTGGCTGACAGTTCTTCTGCGTAAAGTGTACGGCAGCTGGGTTAATTAGGTTACATTGGGGAGTTCGTATGTAGTTGTACATTTGTAATCAAGGCCAAGCAGCTACAATGTAATGATGCATCCAGCATCCAGATTTGCCATTGCCAGAAATAAGTAGGAAAAGTAGGCTGAGTCCTATGAGGATACCCAATGATTTTATTTTAATTATTAGTAAAACTCAGCATGTTAGCCCTGCACTCCAACTGATATAAATTTTTTTTTCTATCTATTGTTTCACTAAACAATATGGCCAAAGTACCATGTGCATTATATATAATCATCTCACAATTGTTTGACAAACGCTTCCTAATATAATCTCATTAGGGCCATGTTTCAAAATAATTTATACCAACCAGGAGAGCCAGGAGAGTTTGCCGCTTTAATTGGATATAGATAGACCTCAATATTatgtgttggggggggggggggggcgatacTTGAAGTTTCTGTTGAAGCAAAAAATAATTGGTATTCTTTTGAAAGTTGGTTTCTAATTTTACTCTATAATCCAACTCTGTTAGAGATATGTCTTACAAAAATTAATTAGGCTCAATTTATATGAAGTAAAAGTTGAACCTTCTtggttttttaaatatagatataTATGCAAGAGTTCCCTGTTAAAAATTGCTTCAAATATATTAAATTTCTGAATGTGCATAGTAGTTAAAGTAATATATTCGAGTACACCATTTGGTAGCCTTGGTATGTTGGAAGTGGAAATTAACAGCGGGACTACTAATAGGATGAACTGATTCTTGTTGTGAaccctttttttttaaaaaaaaggagCCTTGTAGAGCGGACCCAACGTTGACTGAGCTATGTacaaatttttaataaaaataggAAAATATGAGGAAATACAAAAGACAAGTGAGTACAATGGTACAAATTATTCAAATATGGGGCACCATTTGAGAAATAGGAAAGAAGATTAGGTACCACTCTCATGGTTTGCTTAATTTGTTGTGCAAGTTGAGTTTTGAATTTGAAGTTTTGTTATATAGTATAGTAAAAAAActttatttattttctctaatTTCTCtcatattttttaaatattttaccgGGGTTGACCATAGTTGGGCGCACTAGAGACGGAGTGAGGGAGGAGCACACAGTTCACATGCAAATTTATTCCCCTCCAAACAAAGTCAACTCCCACAAGAGAGGAATGGACCGCCCGTTCATACAGACCACACCAAATTATACTACTATACGGTTTAGCAACTGAAACTGATAACTAAGCATATATTCCAAACAGCTCGTCGCAGATAATTGCACAAAAAAATAAGTAAGGCTGAAGGTCCCATGTGCAGTCAGAAGCAGTGGCGGACCCACCGTAGGGGCGAgcaggggcggccgccccgggtcTCTCGCGGCGGATCAGGGTACCCCTCGTCTCCACCTGTCTCCGGCGGCTGAGCGGAGCAGCGCGCCAGAACCATGGAATAGATCAGTTCGTCGGTGAAAAATTTCCGTTCATGACAAGGTCGAAGGGACACGGAAGACGATAGACACAGTGGGTTGGGCATCTGGGCTAAAGTGAGAGGCCCATCAACGCGTCTCACAAAGACCCTGGTAACATCGTGCTGAATCGCTATACATGGCGGGCAACGGGCAACCGCACGTACTGCTCCTTTCCAGAAAAAGAAATCCAAGGTCAAAAAAATAATCCTCATCTCAAAAACAAAAATTCCTCCACCCTGCATCTCCAATCGCTGGTGCACCCATGTCAGAAAGAAAAAAATCTCCAGTGAACGGAAGTGCACCATGACTAGCGATTTCGTGCGGAAGTGCACCATGTTAATAATTTCTAAGATTTTTGTCTGCGGTATTGTTTCTAAGTTCTTTAATGATTTATGTTCACCATAGTTGTATAAATTTATGATTGGAAAACTAAAATATCTCACCTACCATTTCTTTTCGTAATCACCCTTGCATTCGTACCCTAAAAAATTTATATCCTAAAAGTTCGCCCCGGCAAACCTCAATTCCTGGGTCCGCCACTGGTCAGAAGTACTTAATTGCGGCGTTAAACAAGCAATCGTGAGCACTTAATGGACGCAGTAACTAAAGCTTGGCATCTTAGAACGTGCAAGGTGGTTGCCCATGCTTGGCTTCTCCATACGCGGCTCTTATCTAGCAGAGTGGAGCAAACAGAGGAAAAGTTGAAAGGGAGAAACAACAGTATTTATTTCAGTTCCCGTGCAACTGGAGATTTGTATATTTGGAATTATTTATCTATCTTGCTAGTGGTACAATTGGAGATTTATATATCGACTACATAATGAATGCACATTTTTAATTTAGACATTTCCCCCCATGATCAAGCTTTTAGCTAATCAGTTTTAGTATCAACTGCTACATCCGGTAGTCTTTACCATGAGCTTGTCAAACTAGAGTAAATTGTTCCACCAACTAAACTGACTCGAATTGCACTAAAGACCTGGGTTGTAATTAATTAATAGGCCTTATGTTGATATTTAAAAAAATCGGGACGGATCTTCGTTCGTTTTGGGAGGATATTTGGCTAGGTGACACTTCCTTAGCAGAACAATACCTATTTTTATATAATAGTGTAGCGGAAAAATGTTTTGGTAGCCGATGTATTGGCACAAACTCCGCTAAATATTACTTTTAGAAAGACCTTTAATGAGTATAAATGGAATCAATGGATTCATTTATGCCAACGGCGAATGATGGTGTTATTGTCTAATAACCCGGACACGTTTGTTTGGAAACTTACCGACTTGGAAATTTTCATGGTTAAATCTATGTACCTTAACTTAATGAATGGTCATACTAGGCTTTTAGGTAAATACTTATGGAAGTTGAAAATTCCTATCAAAATTAAAATCTTCATGTTGTTCCTTGATAACAAAGTGTTGATCAGAAAAGATAATTTGGCCAAACCTAATTGGAATGATtgtcaaaagtgttgtttttgtgattcttcAGAAAATGTACAACACTTATTCCTTTCATTTCCTTTTGCTAAATCATTTGACGTATGATTTATCTAACCTATAATATACCCCCGCCTGCTAATATTTCTAATATGTTTGTTAACTGACTTTACGGGGTAGAAAAGAATGATAAAGCTAGGATACAGATTGGTATATTAGCTCTATGTTGGTCCATGTGAACAAGTAGGAATGCTTGTATTTTTAACAAACAAAAGGAAACTAATTTTTGCAGATTATTCGATGTGTTGTGCATTGGATACAACAATGAGCCTACCCTTTTCTGGTGGATCAGTGGGAGcttatggctactggatgcaaccgTCTGCTAACGGTTACATAGGATGTATTTTTTTCAAGCTACTGGATAGCGACATATTATTAGACTGCAAAATAGATAGCTATATGTTGCTTTTtatttttagatggttgatacatgtTTCAGCGTTTCCTATCCATGATTGCAAACTCTTAAATTTTTGAAACTCTGAAATAAATGAAAAAGACTATGTGCATCAACTGATGCAGGTCGGAGCAtctcccatttcaaaaaaaaggcCTTATATTGATTCCTCACACTCAGAACTTCAATAGTTCTCCTGCGAAAAATGTTTGTAATTAATTAATAGTAATATTTTGTGTGAAGTGGACGAAGCAAATAAACATTATGCTAACACATTTTATTTTCGGATCTGAATGTCGGTTTATAATGTTTCATGTATCAAATTTGGTGTGTCGTGCGGCGCACATTGTTTTGGTACTCTTATTTGCTGCGAGGTTTAGCTTAGCTAGCACAGAATCAATTAACTAGCTAGGACTTCCTTTATCCGTACTATCTAGGAGTTCTAATTGTATGGAGTTCCTATGAAATATTGTACGTTTACAAATCCCCAACTTGGTCGGCGCAGTTGGCTTGGAAGCCTTAGCCTGGCAAGAACACACGTGTTGTAAGCACGATACAGTCAGTTCCAGTATTGTATATCTGCATTTGAGCTCCACCCCTTTTAGATGTAACAATGATTATTTTGACTTCAAAAAACTTAGTTGTACATTTCTAGCTTTTCGAAAAATAATTAGATAGTAGAGCGATGTGCCGAAAGAAGCTACTAGTAGCTGTCTATATGTGACACCCCGAGGTCATAGGGAAATAATGGATTAGTCTAGCTTATCTGAACAACCTGGCTTATAGTCTTAAAAAATTCCAGCGCAATCATCCCCAAGCAAAATACACGGCATCACAGCTGCGTGCCTACACATCGATCAGTGCTGCGTACACTGCACACGGTTGAATTTACGATACACGTTGCTTTGCAATGCACGAAGCTAACTGAACAATGGTGAAATGATGATGCTAATTAAAGCTAAATCACGTTCGATGTATCTCCAAATTCTTATGTATTTGCACAATATAGTTGCAGTGGTTAAAGGAGTTCCTTTTATTGAGAGGAGATGGGGAGGccattgtaagagcatctccacgggCGCTCCCAATAACGCTCTCAATAACTCTATTGGAATCCTAGTGAGAGAAAGTGCCAGTACCGGCGCTCTGCAAAAAGCGCCGGCATGTTTTGGAGCCCCATAAAAGCGCCAGCGCGGCCGAAAGGATCCCTATGCGAAGGACTTCGATCGGGGGCGCCGACACCAAATTTCTGCTTAAAAGATGCTATTGAGGGCATCTTTGGGagtgccggtgtgggagcagcacccacaaatagaggatgcagtgccggcgccccctaTACGGctgtgccggcgcccctgccggcgcctatttgggaggcaccggtggagatgctctaaaacccCTAGGGTTCCACCCCTCTCGTCAGCGACGCCGTTGGCTCGCTCCGCCTCCCGTGTCCTTGTGGGAGTCTTAGGTTCTTTTTCATAGTGTCTTGTTCGAATTGATGAGGTGGTGTTTATATCCTGAAGCTAAAATATTTAAGGTTCTCCTCATCCTATCCTTGCTCCGGTGGTGTCTCTATCGTCGGTGGAGGACGCGTGGAGTCATGTATCCGGTGGATCTTTTAGAACCTGGTTGGTTCCGTGTTTGTTGCCGTGGTTTTAGGTTAGTTTTTTAAATTTGGGGTTGTCTTCATTAGCGATGGTTGATGCTCTGATGCGCTAGTTTTTTCAGTCATTAGCACGATAATTTCTCGTTtatatactactccctctgtcccgcgaagtatctaaatttagatgtatctggaCACGATATAGTATTAGatgcatctaaattttgacaaacttGGTCATTTTTTCGTCGGACGGGGGAGTACAACAAATGCTAATCTGAGGAATTTTCAAAAGAAAATGATATTATTTCCGGGAAGTCAAACAAGTAATTCGCCGGGGCGGCTAATCACGGGAACAAGTAAACAACGGGGACAGCGCGACAAGTCGACACCTGGGGTACGCGGCTGGCTGGCATGGCGACAGGCACAGAGGGGCTTTGTCTGTGTGTCACGATAGCTGCAGGATGCAGCTTGCAGCCATCAGTTAATCAAGGTCCAGTTTAAGCAAACCTAACTGGTGGAGTGGACCGGCCACCGCGTGAGCTCCTCGGGGTAAGTAGCCGCTCGCTCACCGTTGCGCCTATCGTCAACACCATCGAGGAGATTAACTGTCCTTAAAAAAGAATAGCAGATCGAGTATTTCTCAACCAATGTGCTGCTCGTCCTGATCATGTTGGTCTGTGCCCGGCATGCGATGGCTATAGCTATCAGCCCGCGTCACCCACAGTTTCGGCATTCCTGGCCTTAGCCGTGAGTAAGGTTGGGGATCTATTTAAGGCATTGGAAGTGTTGGTTTTTGTTTGTTTGCATCAGACCTTAAACATCAGAATAGTCGTCTAGCCATCTTTGTTCGTTTGGGTCTGGGCAGCGCACCGGTTCCACGTAAATGGCGAAACCAGCATATGTTTCATGTTTTGTTTTTAGGATGAGAAATATTTCATAGGAAAATGATAGATGAATCAAAGGTCAATATAAAAAATTACTAAAATAAAGGTGACGTCTTCGTCATCAGATGCTTGTCGCTCGGGTTGCATGCCGTGCCACCTAGGCGCCACCGGCTAGCCCCCTATTCTTCCCCGTCATAGTCGAGGGTGACGATGCCAGCCTCCATAGCCAACCGATTGAATGAAACTTTGCAATCGTTCTTGATAAAGTCCTTGATGGTGTGACCGGGCCTTGACCAAGGTTCAACAGCTCCTCTCGCTCCTCACGAAATCTTGCCGACCAGTAGTCACTCTCGGCGTTGTACTTTGGGTCGAGCCAAAGTGCCTCCTTCTTCTACCGTGTGCGGAAGACCTCGTAGCCGAAGACCTTCCCTTTGGGAAGTGGTGTGGCACGGGAATCCCGCTCAAGCTGATGCCGGAGCCCTTTGGTACCGTTGGGTGGTAGGAGGATGCCATGCTTGGCAAGCTCGGTGGCCTCATGCTAGCTCACGAAAGATCTATCCATGGTGACGGTGGGAGAGAATGATTCCACTACGAGTGGTCTAGGAAAGAAGCAAGGAATGAAGGGGCAATGGTGTTTGAGGAATGGACCTGCGCATGTCGGCACATGTCTTTGAAGAGGACGTTGAAGGGCCATCATCAATGCTGGTGCAGGAACCAAGCTACCGGCTTTGATGGTGGGGCAGAAGACGAAGCAACCGCTCAGTCGCTCCTAGCTAGGCATTAGGACTACGCGGGAGGACACGCTCGCAGTTGGCGGCAACGCAATTCCAGCGCAAGTTTGAGCCGTGACTAGGTTCTTGCGCACATGTCGGTACGTTTGCATGAACCAGCTAGGTTAGGGTTTTGCCCTCAGAATATCCGCGCGAACATAAATAAATCTCATCGATCAGTTTACATCGGGCCACTGCAGATTCCCTGACCATGGGCCTTTTGGGCCGTATCAGGCATGGCCGTCCCTTTCCATTGTAAGTGAAGGGTTGAGCACTGGATCCGGTCATTCCGCTGCACGGAATGGAAACGTTTCAGGCTCCCACCCTCAGATTCCTCAACGGAACGGTGAAGGAAAAGAGTTAACATCGGTGCGCTACACAAGAGACAAGACAAAGACAACGTATTATTGATTAACTAGTACTACGTGCCAGGAGGCAAGTAgccgtcaactatgaccatgttaaGTATTCCCTGCACCTTATGAAACATGTtttagatttgttaaaatttagatgtatctatatactatttagtgtctagatatatctaaattttgaaaaatgttagACAAGTTTTGCTGGAACGAAGAGAGTACACGAATTTATGAGTGGAATACACAATGCAAATGCATAATCGCAATCCTCAATGAGATGATAGCAACATTGAAACAACAAGAGCAAGCCCATGTATCCAAATTATACTTGTGCAGTTAGTGACATTATTAAAATTCAGTTAGTTTCAACCTATAAATCCATTTATATACCCTCtccttgccaaaaaaaaaacagtgcATATAAGATATTTAAAAAAGTCAAAAGATGTAAGGTTTGATCAAGTTTATGCTTCGGAAAATCCTCGACTATGGATAAAAAAAACTGCTATGCATTGAAACCCATGATCTTGATTTTGTCTCATCCTGGTAATCCTCAACTAATAATAAGTTATCTCGCATCAGACAGAAAATTCCACAACTCAAATACCAACCACAATTGAATCGGAATACGTtagtatttattattattattatgtgcACTCAACATTAGTTGGCCCGTAAGGCCGCAAAGTAATTTGATAGGAATGGCCTCAGTATTTTGTAGAGAAATCAATGGGCCGCGACCCACGAGCAGGTTTCAAACATTTGGGCTCGCCTCAGCAAATTCCCACAGCTCTGGAGCATTTCCGCTTTCCTTCGGCCGTTGCTGCTCCACTACACAGCACGCGCCGCCgatctcacaaaaaaaaaaaagcacgcgCCGCCGGAAACCCTCGTCCCCATCCCAgcgcctccggcggcggcggcggccatggaggcccGGGTGCCGCCCTATTCCATGGACCCCGTGAAGGAGGAGCTCTTCAGGCGCAAAGGCTACGACCCTGCCGAGGTAGAAGCGCACTTCGCCCGCGTGCTCTCCGACGCCCACTGCGCCCTCCCGGACCCGCCCGCCTCCGTCGACGGCCGCCTCGCCTCCCTCCTCCCCCACGACGGCGTCGACCGCGTTAGCACCCTCCCCGACGAGCTCCTCGGCAACATCGTCTCCCGCCTCCCCATCCTGGAGGCCGCGCGCACCGCCGCGCTCTCCCGCCGCTGGCGCGGGGTCTGGCGCTCCACCCCGCTCGTCCTCGTCGACTCCCACATCCTCCCTGCCGTCGCCGTGGTCGGGCGTGCCGACGCGCGGCGCATCACCTACGCCGTCTCCCGCATCCTCCGCGCGCACCCGGGCCCTTTCCGCTGCGTCCACCTCACCAGCAGCTACATGGAGGAGTTCCAGCACCTGCTCACGCCCTGGCTCCACACCCTCGCCGCCAAGGGCATCCAGGAGCTCGTCCTCTTCAACCGCCCCTGCCCGCTCGACTTCCTCCTCCCCGCCGCCTTCTTCGGCATGACCACCCTCACGCGGCTCCACCTCGGCATGTGGAGGTTCCCCGACACGGCCGCCGTCTCGCGCGCCACCTGCTTCCCTAATCTCCGCgagctcggcttcatctccgtctTCATGGAGAGCAGGGGTCTGGACTTCATCCTCGACAGGAGCCCCGTGCTCGAGACGCTCTGCGTCGGCGGCAACATGTTCAAGATCCCCCTCCGCCTCGTCAGCCAGAGCCTCCGCTGCGTGCACATCATCGGGTGCTCGTTCGAAGAGATCGCCGTGGTGGACGCACCGTGCCTCGAGCGGCTCATCTACTCAGGGGGTTGGAGCATCGACGGGGCCAGCACCAAGGTGAAGATCGGCCATGCCCCCAGGCTGCAATTGCTGGGATACTTGGATGCAGCAAACCATGTCCTAGAGGTCCGCAACACCGTCATCAAGGTAGTACCTCGCTCGTCTTTTACATTTGCTCCGTTCCGATTTGTCATGTGTGTGGGATAGTTCTTCTCTTAGATGGGTGCATTGAGATTGCGACTTTTGCAGGCTGGGACAAAGGCGAGCCCAAGCACCATGGTACCAAGCGTGAGGATCCTGGCTTTGGAGGTGTGTTTTCGTGTCCGTACCCATGT contains the following coding sequences:
- the LOC124663104 gene encoding putative F-box/FBD/LRR-repeat protein At5g44950, which codes for MEARVPPYSMDPVKEELFRRKGYDPAEVEAHFARVLSDAHCALPDPPASVDGRLASLLPHDGVDRVSTLPDELLGNIVSRLPILEAARTAALSRRWRGVWRSTPLVLVDSHILPAVAVVGRADARRITYAVSRILRAHPGPFRCVHLTSSYMEEFQHLLTPWLHTLAAKGIQELVLFNRPCPLDFLLPAAFFGMTTLTRLHLGMWRFPDTAAVSRATCFPNLRELGFISVFMESRGLDFILDRSPVLETLCVGGNMFKIPLRLVSQSLRCVHIIGCSFEEIAVVDAPCLERLIYSGGWSIDGASTKVKIGHAPRLQLLGYLDAANHVLEVRNTVIKAGTKASPSTMVPSVRILALEVCFRVRTHVKMIPAILRCFPNVDTLHIMSAETDQPAGKVNLKFWNEAGTIECIRSRIKRLEFHYFRWDRSELAFLNFFLGSAMALKEAVLVISDASFTSVEDLRSKVAPLGSMKRASAGSSIRVSIRSKPEGDNMRSYKRSSDFSLADPFAI